One Pseudodesulfovibrio cashew DNA window includes the following coding sequences:
- a CDS encoding Crp/Fnr family transcriptional regulator yields MKFLEENLLDHLQRPEFVDLYSSLRRRSYPKGAFICQPDKAENQVFIVARGRARVFLGYEDKEFNIGILSKGDIYSTHTRAFVQSLEEIEVLAADIDTFRRKMLDDPEVAKAMVGILGSMLKNSFAIIEGLAFKDVNSRLIGLLADEARRHGAPAEGGGVVVKIDLSVEQLALLVGSTRQTVSKFLNELIQKGLIERLERGRFFIPDVAALESAGDSRSP; encoded by the coding sequence ATGAAATTTTTGGAAGAGAATCTTCTGGACCATCTTCAGCGTCCTGAATTCGTTGATTTGTACTCCTCGTTGAGACGGCGCAGCTATCCCAAGGGGGCTTTCATCTGCCAGCCGGACAAGGCCGAAAACCAGGTCTTCATAGTGGCTCGGGGGCGCGCCAGGGTTTTCCTCGGATATGAAGACAAGGAATTCAACATAGGCATTCTTTCCAAGGGAGACATCTATTCCACCCACACCCGCGCCTTTGTCCAGTCCCTGGAGGAGATCGAGGTCCTCGCGGCGGATATCGATACATTCAGGCGGAAGATGCTGGACGACCCGGAGGTCGCCAAGGCCATGGTCGGAATCCTGGGCAGCATGCTCAAGAATTCCTTCGCCATTATCGAAGGCCTGGCATTCAAGGACGTCAACAGCCGACTCATCGGCCTTCTGGCGGACGAGGCCAGGCGGCACGGAGCCCCTGCGGAAGGCGGGGGAGTGGTCGTCAAAATCGATCTCTCGGTGGAGCAACTGGCGCTCCTGGTCGGTTCCACACGGCAGACCGTATCCAAGTTCCTGAACGAACTTATCCAGAAAGGGCTGATCGAGCGACTTGAACGGGGCAGGTTTTTCATCCCGGATGTGGCCGCTCTGGAATCCGCCGGGGACTCACGCTCCCCGTGA